A portion of the Pseudomonadota bacterium genome contains these proteins:
- a CDS encoding phosphate ABC transporter substrate-binding protein: protein MINGGRFGAKVFGTGYLFVCLLIAYSTAHASSIEIDTGIPEYVKVSGVSGNLDSIGSDTLNNLMTYWAESFRKEYPNVRIQIEGKGSSTAPPALISGTAQLGPMSRAMKRKEDDAFEKKYGYKATRIGVALDALAVFVNKDNPIEGLSLQEIDAIFSKTHKGGIARDYLTWGQVGLGDEWGSMPISLYGRNSASGTYGYFKERALFKGDYKNIVKEQPGSASVVMGVTEDRAGIGYSGIGYRTSGVKAISLGKKMGGQVYEPNYKNVLSGKYPLARTLYIYVAKEPNQPLPLLQKEFLKFILSRTGQEIVVKDGYLPLPSETVSKELAKLMEG, encoded by the coding sequence ATGATAAATGGAGGCCGTTTCGGCGCAAAAGTATTTGGGACAGGGTATCTTTTCGTTTGTTTATTGATTGCTTACAGCACTGCCCACGCTTCAAGTATTGAAATTGATACCGGTATCCCGGAATATGTAAAAGTCAGCGGGGTGTCGGGGAATCTGGACAGCATTGGGTCTGATACCCTGAATAACCTCATGACCTACTGGGCCGAATCCTTCCGTAAAGAATACCCGAATGTGCGAATCCAGATTGAAGGAAAGGGTTCGTCCACGGCCCCTCCCGCCCTGATCAGCGGTACGGCCCAGCTTGGTCCCATGTCCCGGGCGATGAAACGAAAAGAAGATGACGCATTTGAAAAAAAATACGGCTACAAGGCGACCCGCATCGGAGTGGCCCTGGACGCCCTTGCGGTGTTCGTGAACAAGGACAATCCCATTGAAGGCCTGAGTCTGCAGGAGATTGACGCCATATTTTCCAAGACCCATAAGGGGGGGATTGCCCGGGATTATCTAACCTGGGGGCAGGTAGGACTGGGCGACGAATGGGGCAGTATGCCAATCAGCCTGTATGGGCGGAATTCCGCATCCGGCACCTATGGTTATTTTAAGGAGAGAGCGCTCTTCAAGGGAGACTACAAAAACATCGTCAAAGAACAGCCCGGTTCAGCATCGGTTGTGATGGGCGTTACCGAGGACAGGGCCGGTATCGGATATTCAGGGATAGGATACAGGACCTCGGGGGTCAAAGCCATTTCTCTAGGGAAAAAAATGGGCGGCCAGGTCTATGAGCCGAATTACAAGAACGTTCTGTCAGGGAAATACCCTCTGGCCCGGACCCTTTATATCTATGTGGCCAAGGAGCCTAATCAACCTCTGCCCCTTCTCCAAAAGGAATTTTTGAAATTTATCCTTTCCCGAACCGGTCAGGAAATCGTCGTTAAAGACGGGTACCTCCCTCTCCCTTCGGAAACCGTCAGCAAAGAACTTGCCAAACTGATGGAAGGTTAA
- a CDS encoding GAK system XXXCH domain-containing protein — protein sequence MGSREMIFEKLLDLEEVGKLLHKLADTIEGKPDIDISSYDIDLEDFKKIKIQLKKSGPQLQVKVKIKSRETLVGDNEDVVAPVKYKTIKKQMKTTFSAMKSSIENNEIPHRYTVERFLDQAKTMISFTNQGYGDEYYEEFMKLCCELKNNHDTGNLELFVTTLHAIESRKTLCHDKYD from the coding sequence ATGGGTTCCAGGGAGATGATCTTCGAAAAGTTATTAGACCTTGAAGAGGTCGGCAAATTACTGCACAAACTTGCCGACACCATCGAAGGAAAGCCGGACATTGACATATCTTCCTACGACATTGATCTCGAAGACTTTAAAAAGATTAAAATCCAGCTTAAAAAGAGCGGCCCTCAGCTGCAGGTCAAGGTCAAGATCAAATCCAGGGAAACCCTGGTCGGTGATAACGAGGATGTCGTTGCTCCGGTGAAATACAAGACGATCAAAAAACAGATGAAAACCACCTTCAGCGCCATGAAAAGCAGTATTGAAAACAATGAAATTCCTCATCGGTACACAGTTGAGAGATTCCTGGATCAAGCAAAAACGATGATCTCTTTTACCAATCAAGGGTACGGAGACGAATATTATGAAGAGTTTATGAAATTGTGCTGTGAACTCAAAAATAATCATGACACCGGCAATCTTGAACTCTTTGTCACCACCTTGCATGCAATCGAATCCCGGAAAACCCTCTGCCATGACAAGTATGACTGA
- a CDS encoding amphi-Trp domain-containing protein gives MSDKQDFIFESLQDTQTIKGYLESILEGLEKGKIILRSNGEEICLEPANLVKLGIKARKKGTTRKLTMKLSWKEEKGVTISSIKQLDIVN, from the coding sequence ATGTCTGACAAACAGGATTTTATTTTCGAATCGCTCCAGGATACCCAAACCATTAAAGGATATCTCGAATCCATCCTCGAAGGTCTGGAGAAGGGGAAAATTATCCTTCGATCCAACGGTGAGGAGATCTGCCTGGAACCTGCAAATCTGGTCAAGCTCGGGATCAAAGCGAGGAAAAAAGGCACTACCCGAAAACTCACCATGAAGCTGTCGTGGAAAGAAGAAAAAGGGGTGACCATCTCCTCGATCAAGCAACTCGATATCGTAAACTGA
- a CDS encoding phosphotransferase, which produces MIHETVNLLSASLRLFTSSNPNDFEKIFSKDDYIDNLKNLIETECFSNFISEKALTKRDLNDIRALQTIAVNLERIADQSVNITKQLGYLENPDFINRFNYTQMFGTVLEGLESVMPIYEKRDLQGALDICKREPLTDRLYKQNFDKIMEMFADDHPNKDLVTTLFIFRYLERIGDLILNIGEALILAIVGEKIKIHQFLSMQSNLEQLGFDGSASDIDFQSILGSRSGCRISRLGQGKREVSKTKESIFKEGNTHKIRTEKESLETWNTLFPGLAPRVFSYQEGESTTSMLVEFIHGCPFDEILLNGEDESLNNALFVLMETSREVWLSTRKEEPIATDYMKQLQERFAHIRQVHPEFYRGEQDIGFTKVLDTGSLLQRCREIEKELPAPFSVRIHGDFNVNNLVFDPEEQMIHYIDLYRSRQADYIQDISVFLVSNFRIPIYEKILRDRLNQIIKDFYVNATLVAAEWHDSTFDARLTLALARSFYTSTRFEHNKVFAEEMYLRAHFLLDKLLLFANLGRPWQEFRMNTTVLYY; this is translated from the coding sequence ATGATTCACGAAACCGTGAATCTTCTCAGCGCATCGTTGCGGCTGTTCACCTCATCCAATCCCAACGATTTCGAGAAAATATTTTCAAAAGACGACTACATCGATAACCTTAAAAACCTGATTGAAACCGAGTGTTTCAGCAACTTTATCAGCGAAAAAGCCTTGACCAAAAGGGACCTCAACGACATCAGGGCCCTGCAGACCATTGCAGTCAATCTTGAGCGGATCGCCGACCAGAGTGTCAATATTACCAAACAGCTCGGCTATCTCGAAAACCCTGATTTCATCAACAGGTTCAACTACACCCAAATGTTCGGTACGGTCCTCGAAGGCCTGGAATCGGTCATGCCGATATACGAAAAGCGTGATCTTCAGGGGGCGCTGGACATCTGCAAGCGGGAACCGCTGACCGACAGGCTCTACAAGCAGAATTTCGACAAGATCATGGAAATGTTTGCCGACGACCACCCGAACAAGGATCTGGTCACCACACTTTTTATCTTCCGCTACCTTGAACGGATCGGTGACCTGATTCTGAATATCGGAGAAGCTCTGATTCTTGCCATCGTCGGGGAGAAGATCAAGATCCATCAGTTCCTGTCAATGCAGAGCAATCTTGAGCAGCTGGGATTCGACGGTTCAGCCTCGGACATTGATTTCCAGTCAATCCTTGGAAGTCGCTCAGGATGCAGGATAAGTCGGCTGGGACAGGGCAAACGGGAGGTGTCAAAAACCAAGGAGAGCATCTTCAAGGAAGGGAACACCCATAAGATCCGTACTGAAAAAGAGAGTCTGGAAACCTGGAACACTCTTTTCCCAGGCCTTGCCCCCCGGGTCTTCAGTTACCAGGAGGGTGAAAGCACCACCTCGATGCTCGTAGAATTCATCCATGGCTGTCCCTTCGATGAGATTCTCCTGAACGGTGAAGATGAGAGCCTGAATAATGCCCTTTTCGTTTTGATGGAAACGAGCAGGGAGGTCTGGCTGTCGACCAGAAAAGAGGAGCCGATAGCCACCGATTATATGAAGCAGCTCCAGGAAAGATTCGCGCATATCCGGCAGGTCCATCCGGAATTTTACCGTGGTGAACAGGACATTGGTTTCACCAAGGTCCTCGATACCGGCAGCCTGCTGCAACGTTGCCGGGAGATTGAAAAAGAGCTGCCGGCGCCATTCAGTGTCCGTATCCATGGCGATTTCAATGTGAACAATCTTGTTTTCGACCCCGAAGAACAGATGATCCATTATATCGATCTCTACCGGTCCAGACAGGCGGATTACATTCAGGACATCTCGGTGTTTCTCGTGTCGAACTTCAGGATCCCGATATACGAGAAAATACTTCGCGACCGACTCAATCAGATCATCAAGGACTTCTATGTCAACGCCACCCTTGTCGCCGCTGAATGGCATGACAGCACCTTTGATGCGCGTCTCACCCTTGCCCTGGCCAGATCGTTTTACACCTCAACCCGTTTTGAACACAATAAAGTTTTTGCCGAAGAGATGTACCTCCGGGCACATTTTCTTCTCGACAAGCTGTTGCTGTTCGCCAATCTGGGCCGGCCGTGGCAGGAATTCAGAATGAACACAACGGTCCTTTATTACTGA